From Bacillus basilensis, a single genomic window includes:
- a CDS encoding radical SAM/SPASM domain-containing protein, whose amino-acid sequence MKKFKKFYLEITSVCNLACSFCPPTERQKQFISVEDFAKRLDQIKPHTDYIYLHVKGEPLLHPKIDQLLDLSHEKGFKVNITTNGTLINKRRHRLLNKPALRQMNFSLHSFDGHPGSQDKEGYVRSILSFIREATSQSDLIVSLRLWNLTQDNKTNAEIQKNRELLSIIENEFDLSYQIEEKLTPGKGIKIAERVFINQDYEFQWPALHEEEDDGKGFCHGLRNQAGILANGTVIPCCLDGEGIINLGNINNDSFSNIIEGERATNIVDGFSNRVAVEELCRKCGYRKRFGK is encoded by the coding sequence GTGAAGAAGTTTAAGAAATTTTACTTGGAGATTACGAGTGTATGTAATCTTGCGTGTAGCTTTTGTCCGCCGACGGAAAGGCAGAAGCAATTCATTTCTGTGGAGGATTTTGCTAAAAGATTAGACCAAATTAAACCTCACACAGACTACATTTATTTGCACGTGAAGGGTGAGCCGTTGCTACATCCGAAAATAGATCAATTGTTAGATTTAAGCCATGAAAAAGGGTTTAAAGTTAATATTACAACGAACGGAACGTTAATTAATAAGAGAAGGCATAGACTGTTAAATAAACCTGCTCTAAGACAAATGAATTTTTCATTGCATAGTTTTGATGGACACCCAGGTTCACAGGATAAAGAGGGCTATGTAAGAAGTATACTTTCCTTCATTAGAGAAGCGACAAGTCAATCGGATTTAATTGTTTCACTACGTTTATGGAATTTAACGCAGGATAATAAAACAAATGCTGAAATCCAGAAAAATAGAGAGTTATTATCCATCATTGAAAATGAGTTTGATTTATCTTATCAAATTGAAGAGAAGCTTACACCAGGAAAAGGTATAAAAATTGCGGAACGTGTCTTCATTAATCAAGACTATGAATTCCAGTGGCCAGCATTGCACGAAGAAGAGGATGATGGAAAAGGATTCTGTCATGGTCTTCGAAATCAAGCTGGTATTTTAGCGAACGGAACGGTTATTCCTTGTTGTTTAGATGGTGAAGGGATTATTAACCTTGGGAATATTAATAATGATTCATTTTCTAACATTATAGAAGGTGAGAGAGCGACAAACATTGTCGATGGATTTTCGAACAGGGTTGCAGTCGAAGAACTATGTAGGAAATGTGGATACCGTAAAAGATTTGGAAAGTAA